The following coding sequences lie in one Thalassoglobus polymorphus genomic window:
- a CDS encoding coiled-coil domain-containing protein, with protein sequence MRRRSSTPSVTLFPFLAVLVCTMGALIFLLLVITQKIQKQSQLPVVSIEVPNQEPDKEVAPPDFPVVKSVEELEDLLGIVTPIVADEPEELDENEPILPLLAGNSLEENEVLQADWEAKQARLRAEYNAQLQIAMRKQKQIDQEWKSKVATLSSSVEQLEGRRKAMERDRSRLHGELKQIQSDQESLLQSLKQKQLEFGKLNSLTAEEKEQSQRLQNRAAELTRQIARLEEEIASLPPETEIVAYDSLTGTARKPILIECRKKEIVFVAEGVVLTAADLSGFPPEYNPVLAGAEALVEYWSRERNNNEKPYILLVVRPEGTTGFYIARGLLSKLDHRFGYELVDTNTDIRWSESEPGAIRACEEAVAAVLENRNRVAAKTGRLAATRGPLNYSNRAGEFHIPELDASNRSKKGSFLGDEKWLPPSRKDSAEIPRISPTHPQSGLQSENQARLQGRTQSRTQAQTQSQTQDQTRLQPPSQSQLDALQPSSRQPEMAGAPKNSNRETSSREPWTESRRSNAGPNAQRVFEINPSPRSALQQQPGQFSAQNARPMQQSEMPALLPINPFEGQTSDKKSGGGSTRGLRAPQKLGTIGIERELEIHLWSDQFQIDDQIPLKVPEGTAPAELKAALSSAVSKSTEDWGTAPQSYFWKPVVKIVIHPGGLLHYTKAKELTQDWDVPSNIEYELQ encoded by the coding sequence GTGCGTCGACGTTCCAGCACACCTTCTGTCACTCTTTTCCCATTTCTGGCCGTATTGGTCTGCACAATGGGTGCGCTGATCTTTTTGTTGCTGGTCATCACTCAAAAAATTCAAAAACAATCTCAGCTTCCAGTTGTTTCTATAGAAGTACCGAATCAGGAACCAGACAAAGAAGTCGCTCCCCCTGATTTCCCGGTAGTAAAGTCTGTTGAAGAACTGGAAGATCTCCTTGGAATTGTAACGCCAATTGTTGCTGATGAGCCGGAAGAACTCGATGAGAATGAGCCGATCCTTCCGTTGCTGGCCGGGAATAGTCTCGAAGAAAATGAAGTTCTTCAAGCAGATTGGGAAGCCAAACAAGCTCGTTTGCGTGCGGAATACAATGCTCAGTTACAAATCGCGATGCGCAAACAGAAACAGATCGACCAAGAGTGGAAATCGAAAGTTGCCACCCTGTCTTCAAGCGTAGAGCAGTTGGAAGGACGACGGAAAGCGATGGAGCGAGACCGCTCGCGCTTGCACGGCGAGTTGAAACAGATCCAATCTGATCAAGAAAGTCTGCTCCAATCGCTCAAACAGAAACAACTTGAATTCGGGAAACTCAACAGCCTGACAGCCGAAGAGAAAGAGCAAAGTCAACGCTTGCAAAATCGGGCTGCGGAACTGACTCGGCAGATTGCCCGACTCGAAGAGGAGATTGCCAGCCTTCCCCCCGAAACCGAAATCGTCGCGTATGATTCGCTAACGGGAACAGCGCGAAAGCCAATTCTGATCGAGTGTCGCAAAAAAGAAATCGTATTTGTCGCTGAGGGAGTTGTCCTGACAGCAGCGGACCTCAGTGGATTTCCGCCCGAATACAATCCCGTTCTGGCTGGAGCCGAAGCACTTGTTGAGTATTGGTCACGGGAACGAAACAACAACGAAAAGCCTTACATTTTACTTGTGGTCCGTCCAGAAGGGACGACTGGATTCTATATCGCACGTGGCTTGCTCTCAAAGCTGGATCATCGTTTCGGCTATGAGCTCGTCGATACGAACACTGATATCAGATGGTCAGAGTCAGAACCGGGAGCGATTCGCGCCTGTGAAGAAGCTGTCGCAGCGGTCTTAGAGAATCGAAATCGGGTCGCTGCAAAAACTGGACGACTCGCAGCAACACGGGGACCACTCAACTATTCTAACCGAGCAGGTGAGTTTCATATCCCGGAACTCGACGCCTCGAACCGCTCCAAAAAAGGAAGCTTCTTAGGCGACGAGAAATGGCTGCCTCCAAGCCGAAAAGACTCAGCAGAGATTCCACGAATCTCACCAACGCACCCGCAATCAGGACTGCAATCAGAAAATCAGGCACGGCTGCAGGGACGAACTCAGTCGCGAACACAGGCTCAAACTCAATCACAAACACAAGATCAAACTCGATTACAGCCTCCATCGCAATCACAACTAGACGCTCTGCAACCTTCTTCCCGCCAACCTGAAATGGCAGGAGCCCCAAAGAATTCCAACCGGGAAACTTCTTCTCGGGAACCGTGGACCGAGTCCAGACGTTCCAACGCTGGCCCAAACGCTCAGCGAGTCTTTGAAATCAATCCAAGTCCAAGATCGGCACTGCAACAGCAGCCTGGACAATTCTCCGCGCAAAACGCAAGGCCAATGCAGCAATCAGAGATGCCTGCACTACTCCCCATCAATCCATTTGAGGGACAAACCTCAGACAAAAAATCTGGCGGAGGTAGCACTCGCGGATTACGCGCCCCGCAGAAGTTGGGAACGATTGGAATTGAACGCGAACTGGAAATACATTTATGGTCGGATCAATTCCAGATCGACGATCAAATCCCTCTCAAAGTTCCAGAAGGAACAGCCCCGGCTGAACTGAAAGCTGCACTCTCATCAGCTGTTTCAAAATCCACTGAAGACTGGGGAACTGCCCCGCAGTCGTACTTTTGGAAGCCGGTCGTCAAAATTGTGATTCACCCCGGAGGACTGCTCCATTACACAAAAGCGAAAGAACTGACTCAAGACTGGGACGTGCCTTCGAATATTGAATACGAGTTGCAGTAG
- a CDS encoding KpsF/GutQ family sugar-phosphate isomerase, with the protein MRIVSSSAEHLIPYSQVEQLRSGREIVRQEAEALLNLARNMDASFLSAVNLVKECTGSVIVCGMGKAGLIGKKITATLSSTGTRAHFLHPAEAVHGDLGCLHEDDVLIVLSNSGETEEILNVIPTAKRFEIPVICITATHHNSLAFRSDIVLEIGRVREACRWGLAPSTSTTAMLALGDALALVVSEAKGFMPHHFAQFHPGGSLGQKLKPVTELMRPKDQLRIAADSETVRDVITQSAKPGRRTGAVLLVDEQGALSGLFTDSDLARLLETRQDSVLDEPVSKVMTKEPLTLNTDSIFSDVIEILSTRKISEIPVVSADRQPVGLIDITDVIGWLPTEGSTTDDLAETNS; encoded by the coding sequence ATGCGTATCGTGAGTTCTTCCGCTGAACATTTGATCCCATATTCACAAGTTGAACAACTCCGATCCGGAAGAGAAATCGTTCGACAAGAGGCGGAAGCCCTGCTGAATCTGGCAAGGAATATGGACGCATCATTCCTTTCCGCTGTGAATCTCGTCAAAGAATGTACCGGAAGTGTCATTGTTTGCGGGATGGGGAAGGCTGGGCTGATTGGGAAGAAGATCACCGCAACACTTTCGTCCACAGGGACACGAGCACACTTTCTACACCCCGCCGAAGCGGTCCATGGAGACTTGGGCTGTTTGCATGAGGACGACGTATTGATTGTTCTCTCGAATAGTGGTGAAACGGAAGAAATTCTAAACGTCATTCCCACCGCCAAGCGGTTCGAGATCCCTGTCATTTGTATCACAGCGACCCACCACAACAGCTTAGCCTTTCGATCCGATATCGTTCTCGAAATTGGGCGCGTGCGCGAAGCGTGCCGTTGGGGACTCGCCCCCTCGACCAGTACAACCGCGATGTTGGCGCTCGGTGATGCATTAGCGCTCGTTGTGAGTGAAGCGAAAGGTTTTATGCCGCACCATTTCGCTCAGTTTCACCCAGGTGGAAGTCTCGGGCAGAAGCTCAAGCCGGTGACTGAACTGATGCGTCCGAAAGATCAACTTCGAATTGCTGCCGACTCTGAAACCGTGCGCGATGTGATTACACAATCGGCCAAACCGGGACGTCGAACAGGTGCCGTCCTTCTTGTAGACGAGCAGGGGGCGCTTTCAGGATTGTTCACCGATAGTGATCTTGCGCGGCTTCTCGAAACTCGACAAGACTCCGTTCTTGATGAGCCTGTTTCAAAGGTCATGACCAAAGAACCGCTCACACTCAATACCGATTCCATTTTCTCAGATGTTATCGAGATCCTCTCGACACGAAAAATTAGCGAGATTCCCGTAGTCAGCGCTGACCGACAGCCAGTCGGATTGATTGACATTACGGATGTGATT
- a CDS encoding MotA/TolQ/ExbB proton channel family protein yields the protein MRDQNIIQDSTGIGYRILTAPWIWAVGATWLFYQQIPNLPVAKELALRYFCGHPLERVLAGLFFVGLSIIAVKAVLMIFELRALYSVPNFGIKEVSDDLDQNVGRFQNRLTSASAQLQNTYWGRRLDHILAFFKGKRSGQGMGDHLTYLSEAAADRLHASHQLLQTVIWSIPILGFLGTVMGITLAIANVTPDQLETSLDEVTNGLAVAFDTTALALSLSLVLGFASLFIKRAEEDLLSQIDERSRLEVNRCFPLSPENSHPLLEAETKASESLLEQTAAMIGKQTSAWSSALEELRTQWSETLLVQQEKLTQALTDGTGQTLSTHAQQLSEYRQQFLDSQESMSLQFFKEIQALAASREAAEREMFASIQELSKTLSLNVEATSQEQHEKLDVLLTGFANRIENWQENFSQLTSALASQSENMVKQGGQLEKIIGQEESLLRLQSQLDNNLDTLHTAETFEQTLHNLTAAVNLLTARSRTRDAA from the coding sequence ATGCGTGATCAAAACATAATTCAAGATTCCACTGGGATTGGTTATCGAATCCTGACCGCGCCCTGGATCTGGGCCGTTGGGGCGACTTGGCTTTTCTACCAACAGATTCCCAATCTGCCTGTGGCGAAAGAACTCGCGCTACGATACTTCTGCGGGCATCCGTTAGAGCGCGTCCTCGCCGGGTTGTTCTTTGTCGGACTTTCGATCATCGCAGTCAAAGCTGTTCTGATGATTTTTGAGTTGCGAGCGTTATACAGCGTGCCGAACTTCGGCATCAAAGAGGTCAGCGACGATCTCGATCAAAACGTTGGTCGATTTCAAAACCGCTTAACTTCGGCCTCTGCACAACTTCAGAACACATACTGGGGACGTCGGCTCGATCATATCCTCGCGTTCTTTAAGGGGAAGCGATCCGGTCAAGGGATGGGAGATCACCTCACCTATCTCTCCGAAGCGGCCGCCGACCGGTTGCATGCCAGTCATCAACTCTTACAAACTGTCATCTGGTCGATTCCAATTCTTGGGTTCCTCGGAACCGTTATGGGAATCACGCTGGCGATCGCAAATGTTACTCCTGATCAATTGGAAACGTCGCTGGATGAAGTGACAAATGGATTGGCCGTCGCGTTCGACACCACCGCTTTAGCACTTTCTCTCTCGCTCGTCTTAGGTTTCGCTTCTCTATTCATTAAACGAGCGGAAGAAGATCTGCTCAGCCAGATCGATGAGCGAAGCCGCCTCGAAGTCAATCGATGTTTCCCGCTTTCGCCAGAGAACAGCCACCCGTTGCTGGAAGCCGAGACTAAGGCGTCTGAATCGCTACTTGAACAAACAGCAGCGATGATCGGCAAGCAAACCTCTGCCTGGTCATCCGCTCTGGAGGAATTGCGGACTCAGTGGTCAGAGACTCTCCTCGTCCAGCAAGAAAAATTGACACAAGCCCTCACAGATGGCACGGGGCAAACGCTTTCGACACATGCTCAACAACTCTCGGAATACCGTCAGCAGTTTCTGGACTCACAAGAATCGATGAGCTTGCAGTTCTTCAAAGAAATTCAGGCACTTGCTGCCAGTCGTGAAGCTGCGGAACGGGAAATGTTTGCAAGCATTCAAGAGCTCTCCAAGACATTGAGCTTAAACGTCGAAGCCACTTCGCAAGAACAACATGAGAAGCTGGACGTATTGCTGACAGGCTTCGCGAACAGGATTGAAAACTGGCAAGAGAACTTCTCACAACTGACATCTGCACTTGCCAGCCAAAGTGAAAACATGGTGAAACAAGGGGGCCAACTCGAGAAAATTATTGGTCAGGAAGAATCCTTGCTCCGCTTGCAAAGCCAGCTCGACAATAATCTCGACACGCTCCACACCGCCGAAACATTTGAACAAACACTCCACAACCTGACTGCAGCTGTGAACCTGCTCACAGCGCGATCGCGTACCCGTGATGCAGCTTAA